One genomic segment of Mytilus trossulus isolate FHL-02 chromosome 4, PNRI_Mtr1.1.1.hap1, whole genome shotgun sequence includes these proteins:
- the LOC134714758 gene encoding omega-amidase NIT2-like, giving the protein MTFKVALIQMAVTAVKSDNLEHAVKLINKAATNGAQLIILPECFNSPYDTSCFPKYAESIPGQTTDLLAQTAKDNNVYIIGGSIPEFYNGKVYNTCPVFSPSGELLTKHRKIHLVDIDVPGKIRFREADTLSPGCDFTTFDTPYCKVGIGVCYDLRFPELAHIYGEMGCKFLVYPGAFNMTTGPSHMEPLLRARAVDNEVYVALVSGSRDETASYVAWGHSTVVSPWGDVIATTEHLEAIVYCDIDPDFVDKVRTRLPILSQKRTDMYSLTNVVTRT; this is encoded by the coding sequence ATGACTTTTAAGGTGGCACTTATTCAGATGGCGGTAACGGCAGTTAAATCAGATAACCTTGAGCATGCGGTCAAGCTTATTAATAAGGCTGCAACAAATGGAGCACAACTAATCATATTGCCGGAATGTTTTAACTCTCCTTACGATACGTCATGTTTCCCAAAATACGCCGAGTCTATCCCAGGACAGACTACAGATCTGTTAGCACAGACAGCCAAGGATAACAATGTCTACATCATTGGGGGTTCTATACCAGAATTCTATAACGGAAAGGTATATAATACATGTCCAGTGTTTAGTCCATCAGGGGAACTTCTTACTAAACACAGGAAAATTCATCTGGTTGACATTGACGTTCCTGGGAAAATTCGTTTTAGAGAAGCTGATACCCTAAGTCCCGGATGTGACTTTACTACATTTGATACTCCGTATTGTAAAGTCGGAATCGGAGTCTGTTATGATCTGCGATTCCCAGAACTAGCACACATTTACGGTGAAATGGGTTGTAAATTCCTGGTATACCCAGGGGCGTTTAATATGACCACTGGCCCTTCACATATGGAGCCTTTACTGAGAGCCAGAGCTGTTGACAACGAAGTTTATGTAGCGTTGGTGTCGGGGTCTCGCGATGAAACAGCTTCATACGTTGCATGGGGACACAGTACAGTGGTCAGTCCTTGGGGAGACGTTATAGCCACTACAGAACATTTGGAAGCCATTGTATATTGTGATATCGACCCAGACTTTGTCGACAAGGTTAGAACTCGACTGCCAATTTTATCACAGAAGAGGACAGATATGTACTCATTGACAAATGTTGTAACACGGAcataa
- the LOC134714759 gene encoding coiled-coil domain-containing protein 125-like, whose translation MSVLSDDDSDFKENGDLGLGLGLKPGGLRLNFNDNNNCQGIPSKKSTQLYTPIAQNKYRTLPFLKAKKIDIKIKQTGTAEETPVKHHTQQCELENQSEGCCSRVMNKSPDLLKKIGKEEIERKLKTAEEEVEELKCEIEVYQKRLDAKYKAIAILREQSKKLQDFREVQKKKTYKYNYSLEQEVNKLHFELDQKEVSLENSQAIWAERFDNVCRENSSLTSVLEEKNKALQKVTAQNKGLSRERDELLALLDVKERERYMKTCSRSSDDHYSNYTSAEIAVLGACKCRVTSPEPCGCAHAAAHLRQEVSRLKSQVESHKKRKKEVMLTVDAYRQAFEEQLQKNKVFLSQLTSMAVPGTNKLERAKAVFRFLLETLNDDDLMRRTVSNSKLGVCMENGEVDNRPLTDRELVLVLTQILHERNEAYAHQKIASQVLAEKVKKLETQLSQQDEVFSS comes from the exons ATGTCTGTTTTAAGTGACGATGACagtgattttaaagaaaacggGGACTTGGGACTAGGCTTAGGTTTAAAACCAGGAGGTCTTCGgttgaattttaatgataataataacTGTCAGGGGATCCCATCGAAAAAATCAACACAATTATACACTCCAATTGCTCAAAATAAATATCGCACCTTACCCTTTCTGAAAGCGAAAAAAATagatatcaaaatcaaacaaactgGAACTGCAGAAGAAACTCCAGTGAAGCATCATACACAGCAATGTGAACTTGAAAATCAAAGTGAAGGTTGCTGCAGTCGTGTGATGAACAAATCCCCAG attTGTTGAAAAAGATTGGAAAAGAAGAAATAGAAAGAAAACTGAAAACCGCTGAAGAA gAAGTTGAAGAACTTAAATGTGAAATAGAAGTTTATCAGAAAAGACTGGATGCCAAATATAAAGCAATAGCAATATTAAGAGAGCAG tctaAAAAGCTACAAGACTTTAGGGAagtacagaagaagaaaacttacaaatataattattcattggaacag GAAGTAAATAAGCTGCACTTTGAGTTGGACCAAAAGGAGGTATCATTAGAGAACAGTCAAGCTATATGGGCTGAAAGATTTGACAA TGTGTGTAGAGAGAATTCCTCATTAACATCTGTACTGGAGGAGAAAAACAAGGCTTTACAGAAAGTGACAGCACAGAATAAAG GTCTAAGCAGAGAGAGAGATGAGTTATTGGCCCTACTAGATGTAAAAGAAAGAGAGCGATACATGAAGACTTGCAGCAGGTCTTCAGATGATCACTATAGCAACTATACTTCAGCAGAG ATTGCAGTTTTGGGAGCCTGTAAATGtagagttacttcccctgaACCATGTGGTTGTGCCCATGCAGCAGCTCACTTGAGACAAGAAGTGTCTAGATTAAAATCTCAG GTAGAATCTCACAAGAAAAGGAAGAAAGAAGTGATGTTAACAGTAGATGCTTACAGACAGGCGTTTGAGGAAcaattacagaaaaataaagtCTTCCTATCTCAGCTAACTTCAATGGCAGTACCAGGGACCAACAAGCTTGAGAGAGCTAAAGCTGTCTTCAGGTTCCTGTTAGAAACATTAAATGATG ACGATCTGATGAGACGTACAGTTTCTAATTCTAAGTTGGGTGTTTGTATGGAGAATGGTGAAGTGGATAACAGACCATTAACAGACAGGGAACTAGTTCTTGTTCTTACACAAATT CTGCATGAGAGAAATGAAGCATATGCCCACCAGAAAATAGCTTCCCAAGTTCTGGCAGAAAAAGTCAAAAAATTAGAGACACAGCTATCTCAGCAGGATGAAGTCTTTTCTTCCTGA